The proteins below are encoded in one region of Sphaerodactylus townsendi isolate TG3544 linkage group LG06, MPM_Stown_v2.3, whole genome shotgun sequence:
- the QPCTL gene encoding glutaminyl-peptide cyclotransferase-like protein, which yields MRQGPRRLRPAMGAAPGSLGLGGPSAPRRRSPVRPLRLGLLLLALAAAALLGLYLLEFYLPWREAADANLGTEGEAPQLQQIGGFQLSHKPRSLSSNRLRHLASQVNLQRLWHSYLQPILIERYPGSRGSRQVQLVIMESLKGLLASWHVELDSFEDQTPRGPVSFANVVATLDPTAPWRLVLACHYDSKYFPRDRHGRAFLGATDSAVPCSILLELVTALDQELLRSKEQGSQVSLQLLFLDGEEAFEEWTDTDSLYGARHLAERMAKASLRPGVSQLQAMALFVLLDLLGADRLNIQNHFLDTAGWFDRLVGIERRLHRLGLLASHPQEQLYFSRHPLYGPVQDDHIPFLQRGVPVLHLIATPFPEFWHTMEDTEANLHRPTVENLCKILAAFVAEYLWL from the exons ATGCGCCAAGGGCCGCGCAGGCTCCGGCCGGCCATGGGGGCAGCCCCGGGGTCGCTGGGCCTGGGGGGTCCCTCTGCGCCCCGCCGGCGGAGCCCCGTCCGCCCCCTGCGCCTGGGGCTCCTCTTGCTGGCCCTGGCCGCTGCAGCGCTGCTGGGGCTCTACCTGTTGGAATTCTACCTGCCCTGGAGGGAGGCGGCGGACGCGAACTTGGGGACCGAGGGAGAAGCGCCGCAGCTGCAGCAGATCGGGGGTTTCCAG CTGAGCCACAAGCCCCGGAGCCTGTCCAGCAACCGGCTGAGGCACCTGGCCTCCCAGGTGAACCTCCAGCGGCTTTGGCATAGCTATCTGCAACCCATACTCATCGAGAGGTACCCAGGTAGCAGAGGAAGCCGCCAAGTCCAGCTG GTCATCATGGAAAGCCTAAAAGGGCTGCTCGCGTCCTGGCATGTCGAGCTGGACTCCTTTGAGGACCAGACCCCTCGTGGCCCAGTGAGTTTTGCTAACGTGGTGGCCACTCTGGACCCTACTGCCCCCTGGCGCTTAGTGCTGGCCTGCCACTACGACTCAAAGTATTTCCCACGTGACAGGCATGGCCGGGCCTTCCTGGGAGCTACGGACTCAGCCGTGCCCTGCTCGATCCTGCTGGAACTGGTGACCGCTCTCGACCAGGAGCTGCTGAGGTCCAAGGAGCAG GGCTCCCAGGTatctctgcagctgctgtttctCGATGGGGAAGAGGCCTTTGAGGAGTGGACTGACACCGACTCCCTCTACGGGGCACGCCATTTGGCAGAGCGCATGGCCAAAGCCTCACTCCGCCCGGGTGTCTCCCAGCTGCAGGCCATG GCTCTGTTTGTTTTACTGGACCTTTTGGGCGCAGACCGGCTGAACATCCAGAATCATTTTTTGGACACCGCCGGGTGGTTTGATAGGCTTGTTGGCATTG AAAGACGGCTCCACCGCCTGGGCCTTCTGGCATCCCACCCCCAAGAGCAGCTCTACTTCAGCCGGCATCCCCTCTATGGCCCTGTCCAAGATGACCACATTCCCTTCCTCCAGAGAG GTGTTCCGGTCCTTCACCTCATCGCCACACCTTTCCCCGAGTTCTGGCACACCATGGAGGACACAGAGGCGAACTTGCACCGACCCACAGTGGAGAACCTGTGTAAAATCCTGGCAGCTTTCGTGGCAGAATATTTGTGGCTGTAA